The proteins below come from a single Ruegeria sp. SCSIO 43209 genomic window:
- the acnA gene encoding aconitate hydratase AcnA — translation MPIKVGQDTAKTRRSLNVNGKSISYYSIPAAQEAGLGDFSNLPAALKVVLENMLRFEDDGFSVSVDDIKAFAEWGANGGKNPREIAYRPARVLMQDFTGVPAVVDLAAMRDGIKGLGGDAQKINPLNPVDLVIDHSVMIDEFGNPRAFQMNVDREYERNMERYQFLKWGQNAFNNFRVVPPGTGICHQVNLEYLAQTVWTDTDQSGEEVAYPDTLVGTDSHTTMVNGMAVLGWGVGGIEAEAAMLGQPISMLIPEVVGFELTGSMVEGTTGTDLVLKVVEMLREKGVVGKFVEFFGEGLDRLPLADRATIANMAPEYGATCGFFPIDGETLRYMRNTGRDEDRIALVEAYAKENGFWRDADYAPIYTDTLSLDMGTIVPAISGPKRPQDYVALTDAKAAFTKEMAETFKRPMGKQIEVKGENYGMESGKVVIASITSCTNTSNPYVMIGAGLVARKAAALGLDRKPWVKTSLAPGSQVVSAYLEAAGLQEDLDKIGFNLVGYGCTTCIGNSGPIQREISEAIAEGDLVATSVLSGNRNFEGRISPDVRANYLASPPLVVVYALAGTLDIDLTSEPIGQDQAGNDVYMKDIWPTQSEIAELVEATVTREAFQSKYADVFKGDEKWQEVEVPQQETYDWPPTSTYIQNPPYFQGMGPEPGTISNIDGAKVLLILGDMITTDHISPAGSFATTTPAGKYLTDRQVQPREFNSYGSRRGNHEIMMRGTFANIRVKNEMLDGVEGGYTKGPDGEQTSVYEASMAYQEQGTPLVVFGGEQYGAGSSRDWAAKGTALLGVKAVIAESFERIHRSNLVGMGVIPFEFTDGDTRKTLGLKGDETVSIHGLDSVEPLQEVPCTIIYGDGTEKTITLKCRIDTAPEIEYIENGGVLQYVLRNLAKAS, via the coding sequence ATGCCCATCAAGGTCGGACAGGACACCGCCAAGACACGCCGCAGCCTGAACGTGAATGGCAAATCCATTTCCTATTATTCGATTCCAGCCGCGCAAGAAGCAGGCTTAGGCGATTTTTCGAATCTGCCTGCCGCGTTGAAAGTGGTTCTGGAAAACATGCTGCGGTTCGAAGATGACGGGTTCTCGGTTTCCGTCGATGACATCAAAGCCTTTGCCGAATGGGGTGCCAACGGTGGCAAGAACCCACGTGAGATTGCCTATCGCCCTGCCCGGGTTCTGATGCAAGACTTTACCGGAGTTCCGGCCGTGGTGGATCTGGCAGCGATGCGCGACGGCATCAAGGGCCTTGGTGGGGACGCGCAAAAGATCAACCCGCTGAACCCGGTCGATCTGGTCATCGACCACTCGGTCATGATTGATGAGTTCGGCAACCCACGCGCGTTTCAGATGAACGTGGACCGCGAATATGAGCGCAACATGGAACGCTATCAGTTCCTGAAATGGGGTCAGAACGCGTTCAACAATTTCCGCGTCGTGCCTCCCGGCACCGGTATCTGCCACCAAGTAAACCTGGAATATCTGGCGCAGACCGTCTGGACGGACACGGACCAAAGCGGCGAAGAAGTCGCTTATCCCGATACACTTGTTGGTACTGACAGCCACACCACCATGGTCAACGGCATGGCCGTTCTGGGCTGGGGCGTTGGCGGGATCGAGGCCGAGGCAGCGATGCTGGGTCAACCGATCTCGATGCTGATCCCCGAGGTTGTGGGTTTTGAGCTGACCGGTTCGATGGTCGAAGGCACAACGGGAACCGACCTTGTCCTGAAAGTCGTCGAGATGCTGCGCGAGAAAGGCGTGGTTGGTAAATTCGTTGAGTTCTTCGGCGAAGGTCTGGACCGCTTGCCCTTGGCCGATCGCGCAACCATCGCCAACATGGCCCCCGAATACGGCGCGACCTGTGGTTTCTTCCCGATTGACGGCGAGACCTTGCGCTATATGCGCAATACTGGACGCGACGAAGACCGCATCGCATTGGTCGAGGCCTACGCCAAGGAAAACGGCTTCTGGCGCGATGCCGATTACGCTCCGATCTACACCGACACTCTGTCGCTGGATATGGGCACAATTGTTCCTGCGATCTCGGGCCCGAAACGGCCGCAGGATTATGTCGCACTAACCGACGCCAAGGCCGCATTCACCAAGGAAATGGCCGAGACCTTCAAACGCCCGATGGGCAAGCAAATAGAGGTCAAAGGCGAAAACTACGGCATGGAATCGGGCAAAGTCGTGATCGCCTCGATCACCTCCTGCACCAACACGTCGAACCCGTATGTGATGATCGGCGCGGGCCTCGTTGCACGTAAAGCCGCCGCGCTGGGATTGGATCGCAAACCGTGGGTAAAGACCTCATTGGCGCCCGGCTCGCAGGTTGTGTCCGCCTACTTGGAGGCTGCGGGTCTGCAGGAAGATCTGGACAAGATCGGCTTCAACCTTGTTGGCTATGGCTGCACCACCTGTATTGGCAACTCGGGTCCGATCCAAAGGGAAATCAGCGAAGCGATTGCCGAAGGCGATCTTGTTGCCACTTCGGTTCTTTCAGGCAACCGCAACTTCGAAGGCCGCATCTCGCCCGACGTGCGCGCCAACTATCTGGCCTCGCCTCCACTGGTCGTGGTCTACGCGCTGGCCGGTACGCTGGACATCGACCTGACTTCGGAACCAATTGGACAGGATCAGGCCGGCAACGATGTCTACATGAAAGACATCTGGCCGACCCAAAGCGAAATCGCCGAATTGGTTGAGGCAACTGTGACCCGCGAGGCGTTCCAGTCGAAATATGCCGATGTCTTCAAAGGCGACGAGAAATGGCAGGAGGTCGAGGTTCCGCAACAGGAAACCTATGATTGGCCACCGACGTCAACGTACATTCAAAACCCTCCCTATTTCCAAGGCATGGGGCCTGAGCCGGGCACGATCTCGAATATCGATGGTGCAAAGGTTCTGCTGATCCTGGGCGACATGATCACCACCGACCATATCTCGCCCGCCGGTTCGTTTGCGACAACGACACCTGCCGGGAAGTATCTGACCGATCGTCAGGTTCAGCCGCGCGAATTCAACTCGTATGGCTCACGCCGTGGCAACCACGAGATCATGATGCGCGGCACCTTCGCCAATATCCGCGTCAAGAACGAGATGCTGGATGGCGTCGAAGGCGGTTATACAAAAGGCCCGGATGGTGAACAAACCTCGGTCTACGAAGCATCGATGGCCTATCAGGAGCAAGGCACCCCGCTGGTCGTCTTTGGCGGCGAACAGTACGGTGCAGGTTCGTCACGCGACTGGGCGGCCAAGGGCACAGCTCTGCTTGGCGTCAAGGCAGTGATCGCCGAAAGCTTTGAGCGCATCCACCGTTCAAACCTGGTAGGTATGGGCGTCATACCATTCGAATTCACCGATGGTGATACCCGCAAGACACTGGGTCTGAAGGGTGATGAGACCGTTTCGATCCACGGGTTGGATTCGGTTGAGCCCCTGCAGGAAGTGCCCTGCACCATCATTTACGGAGATGGTACCGAAAAGACGATCACCCTGAAGTGCCGCATCGATACCGCGCCCGAGATCGAATACATCGAAAACGGCGGTGTGCTGCAATACGTGCTGCGCAATCTCGCAAAAGCGTCATAA
- a CDS encoding thioredoxin family protein: MLRSVAATAFVSLFLAAPAQAQDDPVVVELFTSQGCSSCPPADRIMHELAKRDDVIGLALHVDYWDYIGWKDEYANPDHTDRQRAYAREGGRTMIYTPQMVVNGQQDVVGAKSIELNRLVDAHLTAPPEAEVSATRTANEVSMNVVPIELPDDETYDVRIVQYSPMRRTSIRRGELAGHDLDYANVVENWQIAGRWDGQTPQSFTATLSSELPAVVLIQRSGHGPIVAAARVK, translated from the coding sequence ATGCTCAGATCAGTCGCTGCGACCGCGTTTGTTTCACTCTTTCTTGCTGCCCCGGCTCAGGCGCAGGATGACCCGGTGGTGGTCGAACTGTTCACCTCGCAGGGGTGCTCGTCCTGCCCGCCAGCAGACCGGATCATGCATGAATTGGCCAAGCGGGATGATGTAATCGGTCTGGCGTTGCATGTGGATTATTGGGACTACATTGGCTGGAAAGATGAATACGCCAATCCCGACCATACCGATCGTCAGCGCGCCTATGCACGTGAAGGCGGGCGGACGATGATCTACACGCCGCAGATGGTTGTGAATGGGCAGCAGGATGTGGTTGGGGCCAAGTCAATTGAACTGAACCGGCTAGTCGATGCACACCTGACTGCGCCGCCGGAGGCCGAGGTCAGTGCCACGCGTACCGCGAACGAAGTATCCATGAATGTCGTTCCGATCGAGTTACCAGACGACGAAACCTATGATGTTCGGATTGTGCAGTATTCGCCGATGCGTCGCACCTCGATCCGGCGTGGCGAATTGGCCGGACATGATCTGGATTATGCAAACGTGGTCGAGAATTGGCAGATTGCCGGTCGCTGGGATGGCCAAACACCGCAGAGTTTCACCGCAACATTGTCATCGGAATTGCCTGCCGTTGTTCTGATCCAGCGCAGTGGCCATGGTCCGATCGTGGCCGCAGCGCGGGTTAAGTGA
- a CDS encoding lysophospholipid acyltransferase family protein yields the protein MPVEKSELSRFELGKYYVANLFLTGVIRGMRLLPYERRIGAMGAIVRWLAPIVGFRTRVRRNLKLTCPDLPEAEVKRICRAVPDNAGRAIMEHFSADGFIERQSKAKVSGSGVEAFDAAVAEGRPVMMITAHFGHYLAARVALQARSGKPIGSLYRRMANPYFNDMYVEAFYQTGSPMFEQGRRGMVEMVRSLKSGGIIAIVSDLHAHGGEELTFFGKPAVTSVLNAELAIKYKAVLIPCYAVRQPNGIDFEIVLHDPVPHTDAKTMTQFTNDDLEAMVRQHMGQWFWIHRRWKSWRGLGVQPKDMP from the coding sequence ATGCCCGTCGAAAAGTCGGAACTAAGCCGATTTGAGCTTGGAAAATACTACGTCGCCAACCTGTTTCTGACCGGCGTAATCCGCGGCATGCGCCTGCTGCCATATGAGCGCCGCATCGGAGCGATGGGCGCGATTGTGCGCTGGCTTGCCCCCATTGTCGGCTTTCGAACCCGCGTGCGCCGCAACCTGAAACTCACCTGCCCAGACCTGCCCGAGGCCGAGGTCAAACGCATCTGCCGCGCCGTGCCTGACAATGCCGGGCGCGCGATCATGGAGCATTTTTCAGCCGACGGTTTCATCGAGCGACAAAGCAAGGCCAAAGTATCGGGCTCGGGTGTCGAAGCATTTGATGCCGCCGTGGCGGAAGGGCGTCCAGTGATGATGATCACTGCGCATTTCGGGCACTATCTGGCCGCGCGGGTCGCGCTGCAGGCGCGTAGCGGTAAACCCATCGGCAGCCTCTATCGCCGCATGGCAAATCCATATTTCAACGACATGTATGTCGAGGCATTCTATCAGACCGGGTCGCCCATGTTCGAACAGGGCCGCCGAGGTATGGTCGAAATGGTCCGTTCACTGAAAAGCGGAGGCATCATTGCCATTGTATCCGACCTGCATGCGCATGGTGGTGAGGAGCTGACCTTTTTCGGCAAACCCGCCGTCACCTCGGTGCTGAACGCGGAACTTGCGATCAAATACAAGGCTGTGCTGATCCCCTGCTATGCAGTGCGCCAACCCAACGGGATCGATTTTGAGATCGTCCTACACGACCCGGTCCCGCATACTGATGCCAAAACCATGACCCAGTTCACCAATGACGACCTGGAAGCGATGGTGCGTCAGCACATGGGACAATGGTTCTGGATTCATCGGCGCTGGAAGTCCTGGAGGGGACTGGGGGTCCAGCCAAAGGATATGCCCTGA
- a CDS encoding flagellar motor switch protein FliG, whose amino-acid sequence MVQMTPGTQTPVVEQDNDAPRVVPRALSNREKAAVVVRLLLNEGADIPLEELPDSLQEQLTHQLGQMGLVDRVTLAAVAQEFADALDGVGLAFPHGLAGALDAVNGKIAPATAARLRKVAGVRQIGDPWQRLREVPSEDLAEMAKAESTEVAAVMLSKLETAKAAQLLGHLPGPTARRITYAVSKTANVTPEAVERIGWSLAAQLDQRPEPAFRDGPGERVGAILNQSAAATRDGLLTALDEEDADFADTVRQSIFIFSHVPSRIQPRDVPAILRVVDQPVLITALAGANSDEDLATVEFFLANMSSRMADNLREEMAERGKVKQSDSEEAMSQIVAAIRALLDEGAIALVEAEENAE is encoded by the coding sequence ATGGTGCAGATGACGCCGGGCACGCAAACCCCGGTCGTTGAACAAGACAATGATGCGCCACGTGTTGTGCCGCGCGCCCTCAGCAACCGAGAGAAAGCCGCGGTTGTGGTTCGGCTGCTGCTGAACGAGGGGGCGGATATCCCGTTGGAAGAGCTTCCCGATTCACTGCAGGAACAACTTACCCACCAACTTGGACAGATGGGGTTGGTTGACCGGGTAACGTTGGCCGCCGTCGCACAGGAATTTGCCGATGCGCTGGATGGCGTAGGGCTTGCATTTCCCCATGGGCTAGCCGGTGCTCTGGACGCGGTGAACGGCAAGATCGCCCCAGCCACCGCCGCCCGGCTGCGCAAGGTAGCTGGCGTGAGGCAGATCGGTGACCCATGGCAGCGTTTGCGCGAAGTACCCTCAGAAGATCTGGCCGAAATGGCCAAAGCTGAAAGCACAGAAGTCGCCGCCGTTATGCTGTCGAAACTCGAAACCGCCAAGGCTGCCCAGTTGTTGGGCCACCTGCCCGGCCCCACAGCGCGACGGATAACTTATGCAGTCTCGAAAACGGCCAACGTGACGCCCGAGGCGGTTGAGCGGATCGGATGGTCCTTGGCCGCTCAGCTGGATCAACGCCCCGAGCCCGCCTTTCGGGATGGGCCGGGTGAGCGTGTGGGCGCGATCCTCAACCAGTCGGCCGCGGCAACGCGTGATGGTTTGCTGACCGCGCTGGACGAAGAAGACGCCGATTTTGCGGATACCGTCCGGCAATCGATCTTTATCTTTTCGCACGTGCCCTCGCGCATCCAACCCCGCGATGTTCCAGCGATTCTGCGCGTCGTGGATCAACCCGTTCTCATCACGGCGTTGGCCGGAGCCAATAGCGACGAAGACCTTGCCACGGTCGAGTTCTTCCTAGCCAACATGTCCTCTCGCATGGCGGACAACTTACGGGAAGAAATGGCCGAACGTGGCAAGGTCAAACAATCCGACAGTGAAGAAGCGATGTCGCAGATCGTTGCAGCCATCCGCGCGCTTTTGGACGAGGGCGCGATCGCACTGGTCGAGGCGGAGGAGAATGCAGAATAG
- the purB gene encoding adenylosuccinate lyase, which yields MIPRYSRPDMVAIWSPESKFRIWYEIEAHACDAMADLGVIPRENAEAVWKAKDVEFDVARIDEIEAVTKHDVIAFLTHLAEHVGSEEARFVHQGMTSSDVLDTCFNVQLTRAADLLIADLEGLLAALKRRAIEHKDTVRIGRSHGIHAEPTTMGLTFARFYAEMDRNLSRMRDARAEIATGAISGAVGTFANIDPQVEEHVCDKLGLVPEPISTQVIPRDRHAAFFATLGVIASSIENIAIEIRHMQRTEVLEGAEFFSMGQKGSSAMPHKKNPVLTENLTGLARMVRAAVIPAMENVALWHERDISHSSVERMIGPDATITLDFALARLTGVIDKMLIFPENMIENMNKFPGLVMSQRVLLALTQAGVSREDAYAMVQRNALKVWEHRTDFKEELLADADVTAALSPKEIEEKFDLGYHTKHVDTIFARVFGE from the coding sequence ATGATTCCCCGCTATTCACGCCCCGACATGGTCGCCATCTGGTCACCCGAGAGCAAGTTCCGCATTTGGTACGAGATCGAGGCGCACGCCTGCGACGCCATGGCCGATCTAGGCGTGATCCCGCGTGAAAACGCCGAGGCCGTGTGGAAAGCCAAGGATGTGGAGTTTGATGTCGCCCGTATCGACGAGATCGAAGCCGTCACCAAACACGACGTCATCGCCTTCCTGACCCATCTGGCCGAACATGTTGGTAGCGAGGAAGCTCGTTTCGTGCATCAGGGCATGACCTCCTCGGACGTGCTGGACACTTGCTTCAATGTGCAACTGACCCGCGCCGCCGACCTGCTGATTGCAGACCTCGAAGGTCTGTTGGCTGCCCTGAAACGCCGCGCGATCGAGCATAAAGACACCGTTCGCATCGGTCGCAGCCACGGTATCCATGCCGAACCCACCACGATGGGCCTGACCTTTGCCCGCTTCTATGCCGAGATGGACCGCAACTTGTCCCGGATGCGCGATGCCCGCGCGGAAATCGCCACCGGAGCGATCAGCGGCGCGGTCGGGACGTTTGCGAATATCGACCCGCAGGTTGAAGAGCATGTCTGCGACAAGCTGGGTCTGGTGCCTGAACCGATCAGCACGCAGGTCATTCCCCGCGACCGTCACGCCGCATTCTTCGCCACACTGGGTGTTATCGCCAGCAGCATCGAAAACATCGCTATCGAAATCCGCCACATGCAGCGTACCGAAGTACTGGAGGGGGCCGAGTTCTTCTCGATGGGTCAGAAAGGCTCATCCGCGATGCCGCACAAGAAGAACCCGGTGCTGACCGAGAACCTGACCGGTCTTGCGCGCATGGTGCGTGCGGCCGTGATCCCGGCGATGGAGAACGTGGCGCTGTGGCACGAGCGCGATATCTCGCATTCCTCGGTCGAACGCATGATCGGGCCGGATGCCACTATCACGCTGGACTTTGCACTCGCGCGATTGACCGGTGTAATCGACAAGATGCTGATCTTCCCCGAGAACATGATCGAGAACATGAACAAGTTCCCCGGTCTTGTCATGAGCCAACGAGTGCTGTTGGCGTTGACCCAAGCAGGTGTAAGCCGCGAGGATGCCTATGCCATGGTTCAGCGCAACGCGCTGAAAGTCTGGGAGCATCGCACCGACTTCAAAGAGGAACTGTTGGCCGACGCCGATGTCACCGCCGCGCTGAGCCCGAAAGAAATCGAAGAGAAATTCGATCTCGGCTACCATACCAAACATGTAGATACGATTTTCGCCCGCGTATTCGGCGAATAA
- a CDS encoding DUF6314 family protein yields the protein MSLPRNIYDFQGVWDLSRLIRDERAGQIIQAEGKAELRQDTQGLVYDETVTLRVPGQPAMTGTRRYLWRDAGDRIAIHFDDDRFFHALKLGQTRVKDHHDCPPDSYDADYDFSGWPRWTVRWNVSGPRKSYEMETKYALR from the coding sequence GTGAGCCTGCCCAGAAATATTTATGATTTCCAGGGGGTTTGGGACCTGAGCCGCCTCATCCGGGACGAGCGTGCAGGCCAGATCATTCAGGCCGAGGGTAAGGCAGAGCTACGGCAAGATACCCAAGGGTTGGTCTATGATGAGACGGTCACGCTGCGTGTTCCGGGGCAGCCTGCAATGACGGGAACGCGTCGATACCTTTGGCGCGACGCCGGTGATCGGATCGCTATCCATTTTGATGATGATCGGTTTTTTCACGCACTCAAACTTGGCCAAACCCGCGTCAAGGATCATCACGATTGCCCGCCGGACAGCTATGATGCAGACTATGATTTCTCAGGATGGCCGCGCTGGACAGTCCGCTGGAATGTATCAGGACCGCGAAAATCCTATGAAATGGAGACCAAATACGCGCTGCGATAG
- a CDS encoding biotin transporter BioY codes for MNANVLANAFGPREGTALRVKQVALVALGIVALAVAAKIKVPMWPVPITMGTFAVLTIGTAYGARLGLITMLGYLLVGALGFDVFAGSSAEKFGLTYMMGGTGGYLVGYLMATILLGALAARGWDRSVGKLALALVLANVLIYVPGLLWLGQLYGWDKPILEWGLTPFLLGDAIKLALAALLIPGLWKLLGDART; via the coding sequence ATGAACGCAAACGTACTGGCCAATGCTTTTGGCCCGCGTGAGGGGACGGCGCTGCGCGTCAAGCAGGTGGCTCTGGTTGCCCTGGGTATCGTTGCTCTGGCCGTTGCAGCCAAAATCAAAGTGCCGATGTGGCCGGTTCCGATCACCATGGGCACATTCGCCGTTCTGACCATCGGCACCGCCTATGGCGCGCGCCTTGGCCTGATCACGATGCTGGGTTACCTGCTGGTTGGTGCTCTGGGCTTTGACGTGTTTGCGGGTTCCTCGGCCGAAAAATTCGGCCTGACCTACATGATGGGTGGCACCGGTGGCTATCTGGTCGGTTACCTGATGGCGACCATTCTGCTGGGCGCACTGGCCGCGCGCGGCTGGGATCGTTCGGTCGGCAAGCTGGCGCTGGCGCTGGTGCTGGCCAATGTCCTGATCTATGTGCCGGGCCTGCTGTGGCTGGGTCAGCTGTATGGCTGGGACAAGCCGATCCTGGAATGGGGTCTGACACCGTTCCTGCTGGGTGACGCAATCAAGCTGGCGCTGGCCGCTCTGCTGATCCCTGGCCTGTGGAAGCTGCTGGGCGACGCACGCACCTGA
- a CDS encoding bifunctional alpha/beta hydrolase/OsmC family protein → MPTERITFAGHDGSQLAARLDLPDGPVLATALFAHCFTCSKDIPAARRISARLAAMGIAVLRFDFTGLGHSDGEFANTTFTSNVEDLIAAAHYLSGRNMAPALLIGHSLGGAAVLRARAGIPSVKAVVTLGAPADPGHVSHHFEAALPEIQAQGSAEVSLGGRPFRVGKAFVDDISEAALSPAIAELKAALLILHAPRDETVSIDNASTIFLAAKHPKSFVTLDDADHLITRAADADYAADVIAAWVSRYVKLCPPAPPPGAPEGVVRVTEADPAGFLQDIQSGPRHHAVADEPASYGGTDRGMSPYGFVSSGLGACTSMTIRMYARRKKWPLTGITVDVCHDKVHAQDAGLASDGKVDQFRRKIRLQGPLDAAQRAKLLEIADKCPVHRTLEGSAHITTELLD, encoded by the coding sequence ATGCCCACCGAACGCATTACTTTCGCCGGTCACGACGGCAGCCAATTGGCCGCGCGCCTTGATCTGCCGGACGGGCCGGTACTGGCAACGGCTTTGTTTGCGCATTGCTTTACCTGCTCTAAGGACATACCTGCCGCACGGCGCATTTCGGCGCGTTTGGCGGCGATGGGCATCGCCGTGCTCAGGTTTGATTTTACAGGCCTTGGCCACTCGGATGGAGAGTTTGCGAATACGACATTCACCTCAAATGTCGAAGATCTGATCGCTGCAGCGCACTACCTGTCCGGCCGCAACATGGCCCCCGCCCTGCTGATTGGCCATTCACTTGGTGGCGCTGCGGTACTGCGCGCACGCGCTGGCATACCGTCGGTCAAGGCGGTCGTCACATTGGGTGCGCCTGCTGACCCGGGCCACGTATCACACCATTTCGAGGCCGCCCTGCCCGAGATTCAGGCGCAAGGCAGCGCAGAGGTTTCGCTTGGCGGTCGCCCGTTCCGCGTAGGCAAGGCTTTTGTCGATGACATCTCCGAGGCCGCGCTTAGCCCTGCCATCGCCGAACTCAAGGCGGCCCTGCTCATCCTGCACGCGCCGCGCGACGAAACCGTAAGCATCGACAACGCCAGCACCATCTTTCTGGCCGCGAAACATCCCAAAAGTTTTGTCACGCTCGACGATGCCGACCATCTGATCACGCGTGCGGCAGATGCAGACTATGCGGCGGATGTCATTGCGGCTTGGGTTTCTCGATACGTCAAACTTTGCCCTCCCGCACCGCCACCCGGCGCCCCGGAGGGGGTGGTACGTGTGACCGAGGCAGACCCGGCAGGGTTCCTGCAAGACATCCAGTCCGGCCCGCGCCACCATGCGGTCGCTGACGAGCCCGCTTCGTACGGAGGAACGGACCGAGGCATGTCCCCTTATGGATTTGTGTCCTCGGGATTGGGCGCCTGTACCTCGATGACCATTCGCATGTATGCGCGGCGCAAGAAATGGCCGCTGACAGGTATCACCGTCGATGTCTGCCACGACAAGGTACACGCGCAGGACGCCGGACTGGCCAGCGATGGCAAGGTCGATCAGTTCCGCCGCAAGATACGGCTACAAGGGCCGCTGGATGCCGCGCAACGTGCTAAGCTATTGGAGATCGCAGATAAATGTCCCGTGCACCGAACCCTTGAAGGCTCGGCCCATATCACGACTGAGCTGCTGGACTGA
- the dddP gene encoding dimethylsulfonioproprionate lyase DddP — protein sequence MNTPYRDTRKIDPTRGATLGDGTPNDNDRIEIGPTQLAFDEWAAAGLSLPKLEQMRKYRWKRLTQAIVQRDWGGILLFDPLNIRYATDSTNMQLWNTHNPFRAVLVCADGYMVIWDYKNSPFLSKFNPLVREQRSGADLFYFDRGDKIDVAADVFSNEVRALIEEHGGGNMRLGVDKIMLHGLRALEAQGFEVMEGEELTEKTRAIKGPDEILAMRCASHACETAVAEMERFARVNVGDGKTSEDDIWAVLHAENIRRGGEWIETRLLASGQRTNPWFQECGPRITRQNEIIAFDTDLIGSYGICVDISRTWWIGDQKPRPDMIYAMQHAHEHIMTNMEMLKPGVMIPELTANAHRLDDKFQAQKYGCLMHGVGLCDEWPLVAYPDKAVEGSYDYPLEPGMVLCVEAAVGEVGGDFSIKLEDQVLITEDGYENLTKYPFDAQLMGSG from the coding sequence GTGAACACACCATATCGTGACACCCGTAAGATTGACCCGACCCGGGGCGCCACCCTCGGGGACGGGACACCGAACGACAATGACAGGATCGAGATCGGACCGACACAGCTTGCCTTCGACGAATGGGCCGCTGCCGGGCTTAGCCTGCCCAAACTAGAACAGATGCGTAAATACCGCTGGAAACGCCTCACTCAGGCCATCGTGCAGCGCGATTGGGGCGGGATCCTGCTGTTTGACCCCCTGAATATCCGCTATGCGACTGACAGCACCAACATGCAGCTCTGGAATACCCATAACCCGTTCCGGGCCGTTCTGGTTTGCGCTGACGGGTATATGGTGATCTGGGACTACAAGAACTCTCCGTTCTTGTCGAAATTCAACCCGCTGGTGCGCGAGCAGCGCTCGGGCGCCGATCTGTTCTATTTCGACCGGGGCGACAAGATTGACGTTGCCGCAGATGTGTTCTCAAACGAGGTGCGCGCCCTGATCGAAGAACACGGCGGCGGCAACATGCGGCTGGGTGTCGACAAGATCATGCTGCACGGCCTGCGCGCGCTTGAGGCTCAGGGGTTCGAGGTGATGGAGGGCGAAGAGCTTACCGAGAAAACCCGTGCCATCAAAGGCCCAGACGAAATCCTCGCCATGCGCTGCGCCAGCCACGCCTGCGAGACCGCAGTGGCCGAAATGGAGCGCTTCGCACGTGTCAATGTCGGAGACGGGAAGACATCCGAGGATGACATTTGGGCAGTGCTACATGCTGAAAACATCCGGCGCGGTGGTGAATGGATCGAGACCCGCTTGCTTGCCTCGGGCCAGCGCACCAATCCCTGGTTTCAGGAATGCGGCCCGCGCATCACGAGGCAAAATGAAATCATCGCGTTCGATACCGACCTGATCGGGTCTTACGGCATTTGCGTCGACATCTCACGAACCTGGTGGATCGGCGATCAAAAACCGCGCCCCGACATGATCTATGCCATGCAGCACGCGCATGAGCATATCATGACCAATATGGAAATGCTGAAGCCCGGCGTCATGATCCCGGAACTAACTGCGAATGCCCATCGGCTGGATGACAAGTTTCAGGCACAGAAATACGGCTGCCTGATGCATGGAGTTGGATTGTGCGATGAATGGCCCTTGGTAGCCTATCCCGACAAGGCGGTCGAGGGATCCTATGATTATCCACTTGAACCCGGAATGGTGTTGTGCGTCGAAGCGGCAGTTGGCGAGGTTGGCGGCGATTTCTCGATCAAGCTGGAAGATCAGGTTCTGATCACTGAAGACGGCTATGAAAACCTAACGAAGTATCCGTTCGACGCACAGTTGATGGGGTCTGGCTAA